The following proteins are co-located in the Spea bombifrons isolate aSpeBom1 chromosome 3, aSpeBom1.2.pri, whole genome shotgun sequence genome:
- the PCARE gene encoding photoreceptor cilium actin regulator yields the protein MGCSPSHSGIIQSIAKNAAKPLKRNKAILPPDQNGITIPLVGIQNSSSEETGGKLGSETSKEGDESDPYACHQEKGSTGGHRCAAERVSLPDGQEEAQGSADESMVNLRYQKGERPCMRKHSSTGSELELASDVQRGTSIRRSRKSKRSNKQGRRSKAKEKPILLSETEKKVDFPEPLVKAHQSAYSYLSPNISKYEAVISMANQATQTQLIMQQMTSFMVMRFDEIIQCLKEITDDGEKLLKDVGNDLIWPLGKGNPDDQPDLLQQLLQYTVNRMQTLNSTVASLTSNALQETCSYLQSAAASMQEKLKVKQMCDERLSRMIKLLEDSAAGSVQSHPNDLTLYSEDSGIGGDNESLKECRSPDKQERRTSQDSSGNQGVNQSQQEAANKNIKGITGQTILRNHRVGKQSSMATSLSMNSLDSSTTLEQDSNNDQESEDSTISDDSDDGEGDNASISSQVNLHQRPMTSPAGAGSFKHSPKWLENPENEEMTLKMKEAISEKIKFVPEKSNSNVWIREEEVLARPSTADGSNRRTSRHRRTRSAESLRSQTEDPTLIELQRTQKELDKKLQLLYKTGKSTTKEKLQNFDVKSFSHAKCIVSGNNTSTGKLKSCLDKSFNILPSQERLTLVGYEKSAEKNLPLRAKTTGMGASVQPEREKTEEKITFVERNLDNVNVSPQKSVRKLIETFSPADNLPKILSVNCLGPLRCVRKFGVPVLPPTIPACRTLEPLDHKCHMSSRDDRDCGSTCKLVTNFTCKVWDETVRHDTNETGMEDLENLPPPPPEILMDDSFNVLQTKEPEEDTQKSTLEFVSSDSPCILKKMGAFQKMRASVKVKDLLPSKNGASMEKAFKSQEDKIVLRTNRTESGQQLVAHREQERVFEMQRKHEIEQAAHLYKQSHKIIPLQNPGEMGKSSNDEENKEVSSDVQRLYQQKQSFPTHKGSEKSPTSNRKASPTRVAVSSASSEKIPNSPPTHRAIIKTHYNVQSSPPPVQRNPNPVNSPKVPSPPAQRKLPSPPFQRKIQSPPHIRRQGSPPSQHRQTSPQSQQKPASPPSQHRQTSPHSQQKPASPPSQQKPASPPSQHRQTSPQGLQKPASQPSQRRLPSPPSQQRLQSPPNGHRLPSPPSQPTPPSLRRLPTPPSTQLGPTTSSHYATSPPVSPSHKDLRRNSDEPLPSSKIFGNAQSIFCPSSTSLFEAKVLSPPNISGTDVASTPSSAPQLRHSFSGRHRVATSAANPQPFVRRCYSDRRPRVQLRLPAPISPTSPSKSSPQNPE from the coding sequence ATGGGTTGTTCACCTTCTCACAGTGGAATTATCCAAAGTATTGCCAAAAATGCAGCAAAACctttaaagagaaataaagCCATTCTCCCACCTGACCAGAACGGAATTACAATCCCTTTGGTGGGCATCCAGAACTCAAGCTCTGAAGAAACCGGTGGAAAGCTCGGTTCTGAAACCTCCAAGGAGGGTGATGAAAGTGATCCATACGCCTGTCACCAGGAGAAGGGTTCTACGGGGGGCCACCGTTGCGCTGCTGAACGTGTATCTTTACCAGATGGCCAGGAGGAAGCACAAGGTTCTGCAGATGAATCAATGGTTAATTTACGCTACCAAAAAGGTGAGAGACCTTGTATGAGGAAACATAGCTCCACAGGATCAGAACTTGAGTTGGCTTCTGATGTGCAGCGCGGGACTAGCATTAGGAGAAGCAGAAAGTCAAAGAGGTCCAACAAACAGGGTCGACGTTCAAAAGCAAAGGAGAAGCCAATTCTTCTTAGCGAGACGGAGAAGAAAGTGGACTTTCCTGAACCGCTAGTCAAGGCACATCAGAGTGCCTATTCTTATCTGAGCCCAAACATTTCGAAATACGAAGCTGTCATTTCAATGGCGAATCAAGCGACTCAGACGCAACTAATAATGCAGCAGATGACAAGCTTCATGGTCATGCGCTTTGATGAGATCATCCAATGCCTCAAAGAAATCACAGACGACGGAGAAAAACTTCTAAAAGACGTGGGGAATGATTTAATTTGGCCGCTTGGAAAGGGGAACCCGGACGATCAACCCGATCTCTTACAACAGTTGTTACAGTACACGGTAAACAGAATGCAAACGTTGAACAGCACCGTGGCTTCGTTGACTTCAAACGCGTTGCAGGAAACCTGTAGTTACCTACAATCGGCCGCCGCCAGCATGCAAGAAAAACTCAAAGTTAAGCAAATGTGTGATGAACGGCTTTCCAGGATGATTAAATTACTGGAAGATTCAGCGGCTGGTTCAGTACAATCTCATCCAAATGACTTGACTCTGTATTCGGAAGACAGTGGAATTGGAGGGGATAACGAGTCCCTCAAGGAGTGCAGATCGCCTGACAAACAGGAAAGACGGACAAGTCAAGATTCATCGGGAAATCAAGGTGTAAATCAATCTCAGCAAGAGGCAGCCAATAAGAATATTAAAGGCATAACTGGCCAAACCATTCTTCGCAATCATAGAGTTGGTAAACAATCCAGTATGGCTACCAGTCTTTCAATGAACTCGCTCGATTCCAGTACAACTCTAGAACAAGACAGCAACAACGACCAAGAATCCGAAGATTCTACAATCAGCGACGATAGTGACGATGGTGAAGGAGACAACGCAAGTATATCTAGTCAGGTCAACTTGCATCAAAGGCCTATGACGTCCCCAGCTGGAGCAGGTTCCTTCAAGCACTCGCCAAAATGGTTAGAGAACCCCGAGAATGAAGAAATGACGTTGAAAATGAAGGAGGCTATCAgtgaaaaaattaaatttgtccCAGAAAAATCAAACAGTAATGTCTGGATCAGAGAAGAAGAGGTCCTGGCGAGACCTAGCACAGCCGATGGAAGCAACAGGAGAACCTCCAGACACAGGAGAACTAGGTCTGCAGAGTCGCTCAGAAGCCAGACAGAAGATCCAACTCTGATAGAACTTCAAAGGACACAAAAAGAACTCGACAAAAAGCTGCAGCTGTTATATAAGACGGGCAAAAGTACGACCAAAGAAAAGCTACAAAATTTCGACGTCAAATCTTTTTCGCATGCAAAATGTATTGTATCAGGAAATAATACTTCTACCGGCAAATTAAAGTCATGCCTCGAcaaaagttttaacattttgccCAGTCAAGAAAGACTAACATTGGTGGGATATGAAAAGAGCGCAGAGAAGAACTTGCCTCTCCGCGCAAAAACCACAGGAATGGGAGCGTCAGTCCAACCTGAACGcgaaaagacagaagaaaaaattaCTTTCGTGGAACGAAATTTAGATAACGTGAATGTTTCTCCCCAAAAATCGGTCCGTAAACTAATTGAAACGTTTAGTCCGGCGGATAACCTTCCCAAGATTTTAAGTGTAAATTGTTTGGGGCCACTTAGATGTGTTCGGAAGTTTGGTGTCCCAGTACTCCCTCCAACCATTCCAGCCTGTAGGACATTAGAACCCTTGGACCATAAGTGCCACATGTCATCTCGAGACGATAGAGATTGTGGGTCTACCTGTAAACTTGTCACCAACTTTACATGTAAAGTGTGGGATGAAACGGTCAGACATGATACAAATGAAACTGGCATGGAAGACCTAGAAAacctgcctcctcctcctcctgaaaTCCTCATGGACGATTCATTCAATGTTCTCCAAACCAAGGAACCCGAGGAGGATACTCAGAAATCCACCCTAGAATTTGTGTCATCTGATTCACCGTGTATCCTGAAGAAGATGGGAGCTTTTCAAAAAATGAGAGCTTCAGTAAAAGTCAAAGATTTGTTACCAAGTAAGAATGGAGCTTCTATGGAAAAAGCATTCAAAAGCCAGGAGGACAAGATCGTGCTTCGAACAAATAGGACGGAGTCTGGTCAACAACTTGTAGCTCACAGGGAACAAGAAAGAGTCTTTGAAATGCAGCGCAAACATGAAATAGAACAGGCTGCACATCTGTATAAGCAATCACACAAAATAATACCCTTGCAAAATCCGGGTGAAATGGGTAAATCAAGCAATGATGAAGAAAATAAAGAGGTTTCTAGTGATGTACAACGTCTGTATCAACAAAAACAGTCCTTTCCTACGCACAAGGGAAGTGAGAAGTCCCCAACCTCAAATAGAAAAGCTTCACCAACAAGAGTTGCGGTTTCATCTGCATCATCTGAAAAAATACCAAACAGCCCGCCGACACACAGGGCTATAATTAAAACACATTACAATGTACAATCCAGTCCTCCTCCTGTGCAGAGAAATCCCAATCCAGTGAATTCTCCGAAAGTACCAAGTCCTCCAGCTCAGAGAAAGCTTCCAAGTCCGCCATTCCAGCGAAAGATACAGAGCCCTCCACATATACGAAGACAAGGAAGTCCACCAAGTCAGCATAGGCAAACAAGCCCACAAAGTCAACAAAAGCCTGCAAGCCCACCAAGTCAGCATAGGCAAACAAGCCCACACAGTCAACAAAAGCCTGCGAGTCCACCAAGTCAACAAAAGCCTGCGAGTCCACCAAGTCAGCATAGGCAAACAAGTCCACAGGGTCTACAAAAGCCTGCAAGTCAACCAAGTCAACGTCGGCTACCAAGTCCTCCAAGTCAACAAAGACTACAAAGTCCACCAAATGGACACCGACTACCAAGCCCGCCAAGTCAGCCTACACCACCAAGTCTGCGTAGGCTACCAACTCCACCAAGTACTCAACTAGGACCTACTACTTCCTCCCATTATGCAACGTCCCCACCAGTTTCTCCATCACACAAGGATCTAAGAAGAAATTCCGATGAGCCACTGCCTTCTTCTAAGATATTTGGAAATGCTCAATCGATATTTTGCCCATCGTCCACTTCCTTGTTTGAAGCCAAAGTACTGTCACCACCAAACATTTCTGGTACGGATGTTGCCTCCACTCCATCTTCAGCTCCTCAACTCAGGCACAGTTTTTCTGGACGTCACAGAGTGGCAACAAGTGCTGCCAACCCTCAACCTTTTGTCCGTCGGTGCTATTCCGATAGGAGGCCAAGAGTCCAGCTTCGACTTCCTGCACCAATCTCACCTACGTCTCCTAGCAAATCCTCTCCTCAAAATCCAGAGTAA